A genome region from Clostridium sp. JN-9 includes the following:
- a CDS encoding CotS family spore coat protein: MMREFEIERQFDIKIESIKPNKGVYLLKTNKGMRCLKKINYGVQKLLFVYGAKEHLMNNGYTRVDRYCCNIEGNPYAIVNEDIYTLSEWIEGRECDFKNNSDIINATKNLADLHLLSKGYEPPENSKLKSDLGRWPRMMEKRLKSFDKMRDMIRKKGNKSNFDLNYIKSVQFYKDYGKKAMDVLQNSKYTELCSIAEEEKSFCHHDYTYHNIIIDNDNVVNVIDFDYCKREVRTYDISAFMIKVLKRSDWDIEIASDILKAYNEVDNIKKEEYKVLYAFLLFPQRFWRLANRYYYNEVNWPANTFNNKLEELISEQEKYVKFINEFEKVYGSNWCQ, translated from the coding sequence ATGATGAGAGAATTTGAGATCGAGAGGCAGTTTGATATTAAAATTGAAAGTATTAAACCTAACAAAGGAGTATATTTGCTTAAAACTAATAAAGGGATGAGATGTTTAAAAAAAATAAACTATGGAGTTCAGAAGCTACTTTTTGTATATGGAGCTAAAGAACACCTTATGAATAATGGATACACCAGAGTAGACAGATATTGCTGCAATATTGAAGGCAATCCTTATGCTATAGTAAACGAAGATATATACACCCTTTCAGAATGGATAGAAGGAAGAGAATGTGATTTTAAAAATAATTCAGATATTATAAATGCAACAAAAAATCTTGCTGATCTGCATTTATTATCAAAGGGCTACGAGCCGCCTGAAAACAGCAAGCTGAAAAGTGATCTTGGAAGATGGCCAAGGATGATGGAAAAAAGGCTTAAATCATTTGATAAGATGAGAGATATGATTAGAAAAAAGGGAAACAAAAGTAATTTTGATTTAAACTATATAAAATCAGTGCAGTTTTATAAAGATTACGGGAAAAAAGCCATGGATGTATTACAAAATTCAAAATATACAGAGCTTTGCTCTATAGCGGAAGAAGAAAAGAGTTTCTGTCATCACGATTACACATATCATAATATTATTATTGATAATGATAATGTTGTAAATGTAATTGACTTTGACTACTGTAAAAGGGAAGTCAGGACATATGATATTTCTGCATTTATGATTAAGGTATTGAAAAGGTCGGACTGGGATATTGAAATAGCATCTGATATCCTTAAGGCATATAATGAAGTGGATAATATAAAGAAAGAGGAATATAAAGTTTTATATGCTTTCTTGTTATTCCCACAGAGATTCTGGAGGTTAGCAAATAGATATTATTACAATGAGGTGAACTGGCCTGCAAATACATTTAATAATAAACTAGAGGAACTTATTTCAGAGCAGGAAAAGTATGTTAAGTTTATCAATGAATTTGAAAAGGTTTATGGAAGCAATTGGTGCCAATAA
- a CDS encoding glycosyltransferase family 1 protein: protein MKIGIDGRAAKWYRGTGIGTYTYQLINSLNKMDNINSYLLFMSENCASTIKFNNNFNINNINEQVKNSFWDEVNIPNILYDKDIQLYHVPQNGVGLPSEKNCKFVITLHDVIPYRMPETVSDRYLKIFSEEIPGIISLCDGIITVSEFSKMDIMKSFGIPSDKIFVTHLASEDIYKPMDKNICKNYLNKFYSISSKFILYVGGFSPRKNIMGLLDAFSKVSRQIKDLNLIIIGQHGLSYELYKNRAAKLNISDKVLFPGFIPMEHMPIFYNASELFVYPSFYEGFGLPPVEAMACGIPVIASNITSLPEVLGDSALLVNPNDIDCLSQSMYNVLTDNNLKSSLVKKGLLRASSFSWNKTAEDTLDSYNKIIKNTSK, encoded by the coding sequence ATGAAAATAGGTATTGACGGCCGTGCAGCAAAATGGTATAGGGGAACAGGCATAGGCACCTACACATACCAGCTAATAAATTCATTAAATAAGATGGATAACATCAATAGCTACCTTCTTTTTATGTCAGAGAACTGTGCTTCCACAATAAAATTTAATAATAATTTTAATATAAACAATATAAATGAACAGGTAAAAAACAGTTTTTGGGACGAAGTTAATATTCCAAATATATTATACGATAAAGATATACAACTTTATCATGTACCCCAAAATGGTGTAGGACTTCCAAGTGAAAAAAACTGTAAATTTGTAATTACTCTTCATGATGTAATCCCTTATAGAATGCCTGAAACGGTTAGTGATAGATATTTAAAAATCTTTTCTGAAGAAATACCAGGTATTATATCACTTTGCGATGGAATTATAACCGTATCAGAATTTTCAAAAATGGATATAATGAAAAGCTTTGGAATACCATCAGATAAAATATTTGTAACTCACCTGGCCAGTGAGGACATATATAAACCTATGGATAAAAACATCTGTAAAAACTATTTAAATAAATTTTATTCTATAAGCAGTAAATTTATTCTTTATGTTGGTGGTTTCAGTCCAAGAAAAAATATAATGGGTCTTTTAGATGCTTTTAGTAAGGTTTCCAGACAAATAAAAGACTTAAATTTAATTATTATCGGCCAGCATGGTTTGTCCTATGAATTATACAAGAATCGTGCAGCTAAATTAAATATATCCGATAAAGTTCTATTTCCAGGTTTTATTCCAATGGAGCATATGCCTATTTTTTATAATGCTTCTGAATTATTTGTTTATCCTTCTTTTTATGAAGGTTTTGGGCTTCCTCCTGTTGAAGCTATGGCCTGCGGTATACCGGTAATAGCTTCAAACATTACTTCTCTCCCTGAAGTATTAGGTGATTCTGCATTGCTTGTGAATCCAAATGATATAGACTGCCTTTCGCAATCTATGTACAATGTGCTTACAGATAACAATTTAAAAAGTTCTTTAGTAAAAAAGGGACTTTTAAGAGCTTCCAGTTTCAGCTGGAATAAAACTGCAGAAGATACTTTAGATTCATATAATAAAATAATTAAAAATACTTCTAAATAA
- a CDS encoding SPOCS domain-containing protein — protein MAMELIKEDIECEQLLGENFSDTVVKSEYVIPDTHPDVYEILMLDAKPVITSKEVMQDKIYLEGQVEYNVLYLAKEDEGIQVHNAVYTGKFTNYIELNGAEHKMECEAECYVEHMECNIVNERKISIEGIIKLKSSLYKNYQFQVVKDIEGEQDIQMLKNPASIDKIAGIVDADLIAKCHIQIPNEKPEVENIIKHDISIHKKEVRVLDGKIRINAWALIGILYKGKNTRDLIYIENDVPLEKEVDADNVTSLMDNFTDFRVDADEINVGEDDLGESRIIDVESLIKANVKVMNKEDMDIIEDVYTPTMLTNMDKKDYVLNVMHGHRFTDTIIKGDIEIQGNMPRAAQIIMACGQICVTDKKIVEGKVIVEGILKTDVLYKSVDEENYICTVKEEIPFNCSVDMPGSKIDMQCITKAYLESIEASIEANNISIKAIAQIYTRVNYITHKEFIVDISQAEGEVPEKKSSITIYVVQHSDTLWKIAKKYNTTTNVLTTVNNIENPDAIKPGEKLIIPGRAII, from the coding sequence ATGGCCATGGAGCTAATTAAAGAGGATATAGAGTGCGAACAGCTGCTTGGTGAAAACTTTTCTGATACAGTGGTAAAATCGGAATACGTTATACCAGATACACATCCGGATGTATATGAAATTTTAATGTTAGATGCTAAACCAGTTATAACAAGCAAGGAAGTAATGCAGGACAAGATTTATTTGGAAGGACAAGTAGAATATAATGTTTTATATCTAGCCAAGGAGGATGAAGGTATTCAGGTGCACAATGCAGTTTACACCGGAAAGTTTACCAATTACATTGAGCTTAATGGAGCTGAACATAAAATGGAATGTGAGGCAGAGTGCTATGTAGAACATATGGAATGTAATATAGTAAACGAAAGAAAGATAAGCATTGAGGGGATTATAAAATTAAAATCTTCCCTGTATAAAAATTATCAGTTCCAGGTTGTAAAAGATATAGAAGGGGAGCAGGATATCCAAATGCTGAAAAACCCTGCATCTATTGATAAGATTGCTGGTATAGTTGATGCTGATTTAATTGCAAAATGTCATATACAAATACCAAATGAAAAGCCTGAAGTTGAAAATATAATTAAACATGATATTTCCATTCACAAAAAAGAAGTAAGGGTTTTGGATGGCAAGATAAGAATAAATGCATGGGCTTTAATTGGCATACTATATAAGGGCAAAAATACCAGGGACTTAATTTATATTGAAAATGATGTGCCTCTTGAAAAAGAAGTTGATGCAGACAATGTTACTTCTTTGATGGATAATTTTACTGATTTCAGAGTTGATGCTGATGAAATAAATGTTGGAGAAGACGATTTAGGAGAAAGCAGAATTATTGATGTTGAGTCTTTAATTAAAGCAAATGTTAAAGTAATGAACAAAGAGGACATGGACATAATTGAAGATGTATATACTCCAACAATGCTTACTAATATGGATAAAAAAGATTACGTATTAAATGTAATGCATGGACATAGGTTTACAGACACAATAATAAAAGGAGATATTGAAATACAAGGGAATATGCCAAGGGCTGCTCAGATAATTATGGCCTGTGGTCAGATCTGTGTAACAGATAAAAAAATAGTTGAAGGTAAGGTAATAGTTGAAGGAATTCTAAAAACTGATGTTCTTTATAAATCTGTGGATGAGGAAAATTATATTTGTACAGTGAAAGAGGAGATACCATTTAACTGCTCTGTAGATATGCCGGGTTCAAAGATAGATATGCAGTGTATAACAAAGGCTTATCTGGAAAGCATAGAAGCTTCCATAGAAGCTAATAATATTTCCATTAAAGCAATTGCTCAGATATATACAAGAGTCAATTATATTACTCACAAGGAATTTATAGTTGATATAAGTCAGGCTGAGGGAGAAGTCCCAGAGAAGAAATCAAGTATTACTATTTATGTGGTTCAGCATAGTGACACCCTTTGGAAAATAGCAAAAAAATATAATACCACTACTAATGTTTTAACTACTGTGAACAATATTGAAAATCCAGATGCCATTAAACCTGGAGAAAAATTGATTATTCCAGGAAGGGCGATAATTTAG
- the yabG gene encoding sporulation peptidase YabG, which translates to MEIGDTVVRKSYGKDVTFKIIYKKETEQGIIFTLKGINLRIVADSPEGDLEIATEDNMSESELVFNRKVNTSIKKILLSRLVSKDQYRSSKSQSAFRDELSFGRPGKILHVDGDKDYLETCLKVYKQLNLEAVGKMISESEQPQKVLEMVKAIKPDIVVITGHDAISKGTTNYTDLNNYRNSKYFVDTVVQLRNYESNYDDLVIFAGACQSCYEAILDAGANFASSPSRVLIHCLDPVFLCEKIAYTNIEKVVSMKEALENTITGTKGIGGLQTRGKYREGFPKSQFV; encoded by the coding sequence ATGGAAATAGGGGATACAGTGGTAAGAAAGTCTTACGGAAAAGATGTAACCTTTAAAATTATTTATAAAAAGGAAACTGAACAAGGAATAATATTTACCTTAAAGGGAATTAATCTAAGAATAGTTGCTGACTCCCCAGAAGGTGATTTGGAAATAGCTACTGAAGACAATATGAGTGAAAGTGAATTGGTTTTTAACAGGAAGGTGAATACATCAATTAAAAAGATTTTATTAAGCAGATTAGTATCTAAAGATCAATATAGAAGTTCAAAATCACAAAGTGCATTCAGGGATGAATTATCATTTGGGAGACCTGGTAAAATACTTCATGTGGATGGAGATAAAGACTATCTGGAGACATGCCTAAAGGTATATAAACAATTAAACCTGGAGGCTGTTGGTAAAATGATATCGGAAAGCGAGCAGCCTCAGAAGGTGTTAGAAATGGTAAAGGCAATTAAACCAGATATAGTAGTAATAACAGGTCATGATGCAATCTCAAAGGGAACAACTAATTATACGGATTTAAATAACTATAGAAATTCAAAGTATTTCGTGGACACTGTAGTGCAGCTGAGAAATTATGAATCAAATTATGATGATCTGGTAATATTTGCAGGAGCGTGCCAGTCATGCTATGAAGCTATTTTGGATGCAGGTGCTAACTTTGCAAGCTCCCCAAGCAGGGTATTGATACACTGCCTTGATCCAGTGTTCTTATGCGAAAAAATAGCATATACAAACATAGAAAAGGTTGTTTCAATGAAGGAGGCCTTGGAAAACACCATAACGGGAACAAAAGGTATAGGAGGACTTCAGACCAGGGGAAAATACAGAGAGGGATTTCCCAAGTCTCAGTTTGTCTAA
- the ispE gene encoding 4-(cytidine 5'-diphospho)-2-C-methyl-D-erythritol kinase: protein MLVRAYAKVNISLDVVGKREDGYHLLKMIMQNIDLFDEITINSIDSGIKLGCNKAFIPLDNRNLAYRAAELFINEYNVKKGAAIYIKKNIPVCAGLAGGSTDAAAVLRGLRDIYKPEISDKDLMALALKIGADVPYCILGQTALCEGIGEIITKLNPFTDKIMVLVKPPFGVSTKEVYSKLDINKIAKHPKTMEIIRAMEKNDLKFIGSNLKNVLENVTVRKYRIISEIKKQMINAGALGALMSGSGPTVFALFDNMLYAQNCYDLMKKKFKEVYITKTV, encoded by the coding sequence ATGTTAGTAAGGGCTTATGCCAAGGTAAATATTTCTCTTGATGTTGTAGGTAAAAGAGAAGATGGATATCATTTATTAAAAATGATAATGCAGAATATAGATTTGTTTGATGAAATCACTATTAATTCAATTGATTCTGGAATTAAATTAGGCTGCAATAAGGCCTTTATTCCACTGGATAACAGGAATTTGGCATATAGAGCAGCAGAGCTTTTTATAAATGAATATAATGTAAAAAAAGGTGCGGCAATATATATAAAAAAGAATATTCCGGTTTGTGCCGGCTTAGCAGGAGGAAGTACCGATGCAGCAGCTGTGCTTCGGGGGCTTCGGGATATTTACAAACCTGAAATCTCAGACAAGGATCTTATGGCATTAGCACTGAAGATTGGTGCAGATGTGCCATACTGTATATTGGGACAAACAGCACTATGTGAAGGCATTGGAGAGATAATAACAAAGCTTAACCCATTTACAGATAAAATAATGGTATTAGTTAAACCTCCATTTGGTGTATCAACAAAGGAAGTGTATTCAAAACTGGATATTAATAAAATAGCTAAACATCCAAAAACAATGGAAATAATAAGAGCAATGGAAAAAAATGATTTAAAGTTTATAGGCAGTAATTTAAAAAATGTTTTGGAAAATGTAACTGTAAGAAAATACAGGATAATTTCAGAAATAAAAAAACAAATGATTAATGCCGGGGCACTGGGCGCACTTATGAGCGGAAGCGGGCCAACAGTATTTGCCCTATTTGATAATATGCTTTATGCTCAAAACTGCTATGATTTAATGAAAAAGAAGTTCAAAGAAGTATATATTACCAAAACAGTATAG
- a CDS encoding cyanophycinase — protein sequence MGNKVSGNLIIIGGAEDKQGDKIILKNVCSKLKGKDDSLVVATIASQVPHELEIQYKKVFGEMGVKNINILNVKERSDSEEQSNLEMIDKASVIFFTGGDQLRITSFIGGTKLYNSIKNRYENGCTLVGTSAGASVMSDTMIVSGPDEESPKKCTLKMAPGLGLIKGVIIDQHFAQRGRIGRILVGIAENPQSIGIGIDEDTAIVVNETGDLQVIGSGAVYVIDGSRITNTNVSEEHPDDILSIYNVLLHVLKSGDKFSLNYREPIL from the coding sequence ATGGGAAATAAGGTAAGTGGTAACTTAATAATAATAGGCGGCGCTGAAGACAAACAGGGCGATAAGATTATTTTAAAAAATGTATGCAGCAAACTTAAAGGGAAAGATGATAGCCTGGTAGTGGCAACAATTGCATCTCAGGTTCCTCATGAACTTGAAATACAATACAAAAAGGTTTTCGGAGAAATGGGTGTCAAAAATATAAACATACTAAATGTAAAAGAAAGAAGTGATTCAGAGGAGCAAAGCAATTTGGAAATGATTGATAAAGCTTCAGTTATTTTTTTTACAGGTGGTGATCAGCTGAGAATTACAAGCTTTATAGGAGGAACTAAGCTATACAACAGCATTAAGAATAGATATGAAAATGGATGCACACTGGTTGGAACATCAGCAGGGGCATCTGTAATGAGCGACACAATGATAGTTTCCGGGCCGGATGAGGAGTCGCCAAAAAAGTGTACTCTTAAAATGGCTCCAGGGCTTGGTTTAATAAAAGGAGTTATAATAGATCAGCACTTTGCACAGAGAGGAAGGATAGGAAGGATTTTGGTAGGTATTGCTGAAAATCCGCAGAGCATAGGCATAGGAATTGATGAAGATACTGCAATTGTTGTGAATGAAACCGGGGATTTACAGGTAATAGGGTCAGGAGCTGTTTATGTAATTGATGGCAGCAGAATTACCAATACCAATGTATCAGAAGAACATCCTGATGACATATTGTCAATTTATAATGTTTTACTTCATGTTCTTAAAAGTGGAGATAAATTTAGTTTGAATTATAGAGAGCCAATTCTATAA
- a CDS encoding Veg family protein: protein MERGNVLATIKRDIESHVGDKVTLKANGGRRKVFVNTGTIERAYPSIFVIRLENDAQRTVTYSYSDVLTKTVQLVFSA from the coding sequence GTGGAAAGAGGCAATGTATTGGCTACAATTAAAAGAGATATTGAGAGCCATGTTGGCGATAAGGTTACATTGAAGGCCAATGGTGGAAGAAGAAAAGTTTTCGTAAATACGGGAACAATTGAAAGGGCCTATCCAAGCATTTTTGTTATCAGATTAGAAAACGACGCCCAGAGGACAGTGACATATAGTTATTCAGACGTTTTAACGAAGACAGTACAATTAGTGTTTTCTGCTTAA
- the cphA gene encoding cyanophycin synthetase, producing the protein MKIENTRVFKGRNIHAHKKCIALEVNLEGYENIPSNEIHGFNEALLKVLPELYEHRCGIDEEHGFVKRLAEGTYLGHICEHIILALQNKVGITAAYGKTRRIKDDYYTIVFQYEYEKTALACANIAVDLINAIIGSKSFNFEGKIDELVNILRTEETGPSTKAIVEEAQRRGIPVIKTGEGSMFQLGYGKSSRIIEATIGCNTSAIAVDCACDKLITKEILYNQYIPIADGGKVRNLIDLIYMADKIGFPVVLKPRFGNQGKGVYVNIKNEKQLAEYYNELSNTYKEIIIEKYIQGNDYRVCVVDGKVVAAAKRIPPFVTGDGINSVEKLIKILNEDPRRGEGHEKPLTKVKVDEELINHINKQNYNLNDVLPKGEKLFLRENANLSTGGISIDCTDEICRENVELCQRCASAIGLDICGIDVCCRDIKESIRNNGAVIEVNAAPGIRMHHYPYSGKSRNVAKAIVDMLFKDIKRQIPLVAVTGTNGKTTTTRLISYVLKASGYSVGMTSTGGIYINDECIDMGDTTGYDSALTILMNKNVDAAVLECARGGLIRNGLAYDLADVGVITNITEDHLGLNGIETLDELASVKSLVAEAVKDDGYVVLNADDYMSMKILPRIKSKIIMFSKSKDNEYLKNNLKNGGMAIYINDDYMVLEQNSNIYPMVKINEIPITLDGILEYNSENAMAACAALIGLGIDKEIIKYGLRSFYGNEQCNPGRFNIFDVQDLKVILDYGHNIEGYKAVLKGAKKIPHNRLIGVIGVPGDRTNSSVLEVGRIAADNFDYIYIKEDQDKRGRKCGEIAELLKQGVLSTGFDKNKIKIIISEEEALSEAVDNGSENDLIITFFEKYEPLLRLINTKQEKINKELTNFA; encoded by the coding sequence ATGAAAATAGAGAACACCAGAGTATTCAAAGGAAGAAATATACATGCTCATAAAAAGTGTATTGCTTTAGAAGTTAATTTAGAAGGCTATGAAAATATACCTAGTAATGAGATCCATGGATTTAATGAAGCTTTACTTAAAGTATTGCCTGAGCTATATGAACATAGATGTGGCATAGATGAAGAACATGGCTTTGTAAAAAGATTAGCTGAGGGAACTTATCTGGGGCATATATGTGAACATATAATTTTAGCATTACAAAATAAAGTTGGTATAACTGCAGCATATGGGAAAACACGAAGAATAAAAGATGACTACTATACTATTGTTTTTCAATATGAATATGAAAAAACAGCTTTAGCTTGTGCAAATATAGCTGTTGATTTGATTAATGCCATAATTGGCAGTAAGTCTTTTAATTTTGAAGGTAAAATTGATGAATTGGTAAACATTTTAAGAACAGAAGAAACAGGGCCCAGCACTAAAGCAATTGTTGAAGAGGCTCAAAGGAGAGGAATACCTGTAATAAAAACTGGGGAAGGCAGTATGTTCCAATTAGGATATGGGAAAAGCAGCAGGATTATTGAAGCCACCATAGGCTGCAATACCAGTGCAATTGCAGTGGATTGCGCCTGTGACAAACTCATAACCAAGGAAATTCTGTATAATCAGTATATCCCTATAGCAGATGGGGGAAAAGTAAGAAACCTCATTGATTTAATATATATGGCTGATAAAATAGGATTTCCTGTAGTGCTGAAACCAAGATTTGGTAATCAGGGAAAAGGTGTATATGTTAACATAAAAAATGAAAAGCAGCTGGCTGAATATTATAATGAACTAAGTAATACATATAAGGAGATAATTATTGAAAAATATATACAGGGCAATGATTATCGAGTATGTGTTGTAGACGGTAAGGTGGTAGCTGCAGCTAAAAGAATACCACCTTTTGTAACTGGAGATGGAATTAACAGTGTTGAGAAATTAATAAAAATATTAAATGAAGATCCAAGAAGAGGTGAAGGCCACGAAAAACCGTTAACTAAAGTAAAAGTTGATGAAGAGTTAATAAATCATATAAATAAGCAAAATTATAATCTAAATGATGTTCTGCCAAAAGGGGAAAAATTATTTTTAAGGGAAAATGCAAATTTATCAACAGGCGGTATATCAATAGACTGCACGGATGAAATATGCAGGGAGAATGTTGAACTCTGCCAAAGATGTGCCAGTGCAATAGGACTTGATATATGTGGAATTGATGTGTGCTGTAGGGACATAAAAGAATCAATCAGAAATAACGGGGCTGTTATTGAGGTTAATGCAGCACCTGGTATCAGAATGCATCACTATCCATACAGCGGCAAAAGCAGAAATGTGGCAAAGGCAATTGTAGATATGCTGTTTAAGGATATCAAAAGGCAAATACCACTAGTGGCTGTTACAGGAACTAATGGGAAAACTACAACTACAAGACTTATAAGCTATGTGTTAAAAGCTTCAGGATATTCAGTAGGTATGACATCTACTGGAGGAATATATATAAATGATGAATGTATAGATATGGGAGATACCACTGGATATGACAGTGCCTTAACTATACTTATGAATAAAAATGTGGATGCAGCAGTTTTAGAATGTGCAAGGGGAGGATTAATCAGAAATGGTTTAGCTTATGATCTGGCAGATGTTGGAGTAATAACAAATATTACTGAAGATCATTTGGGGTTAAATGGTATTGAAACACTTGATGAACTTGCCTCAGTGAAATCCCTTGTGGCAGAAGCAGTCAAAGATGATGGATATGTTGTGCTTAATGCTGATGACTATATGAGTATGAAGATACTGCCAAGAATAAAGAGCAAAATAATAATGTTCTCTAAATCTAAGGATAATGAATACCTAAAGAATAATTTAAAAAATGGCGGTATGGCAATTTATATTAATGACGATTATATGGTGCTGGAGCAGAATTCAAATATCTATCCTATGGTAAAAATAAATGAAATTCCAATTACGCTGGATGGAATATTAGAATATAACAGTGAAAATGCAATGGCAGCCTGTGCAGCTTTAATTGGACTAGGCATAGATAAGGAAATTATTAAGTATGGATTAAGGAGCTTTTACGGAAATGAACAATGTAACCCTGGAAGATTTAATATTTTTGATGTACAGGATTTAAAGGTTATATTGGATTATGGGCATAACATTGAAGGATATAAGGCAGTACTTAAGGGAGCAAAAAAAATACCTCACAATAGACTTATAGGAGTTATAGGGGTACCTGGAGATAGGACTAACAGCAGCGTACTAGAGGTAGGAAGAATTGCTGCAGATAATTTTGATTATATATATATAAAGGAGGATCAGGACAAGAGAGGAAGAAAATGTGGTGAAATTGCTGAACTATTGAAGCAGGGAGTGCTCAGTACAGGCTTTGATAAAAATAAGATAAAGATAATAATAAGTGAAGAAGAAGCTTTAAGTGAGGCTGTTGACAATGGAAGTGAAAATGATCTGATAATTACTTTCTTTGAAAAATATGAGCCTTTACTAAGGCTGATTAATACAAAGCAAGAGAAAATTAATAAGGAATTAACGAATTTTGCATAA